A DNA window from Parabacteroides johnsonii DSM 18315 contains the following coding sequences:
- a CDS encoding cyclic nucleotide-binding domain-containing protein — MIRNVLNQFECKIGKAGEILCNTDDTGNVLLFVSSGKLVIYNRNHMPVADVDEGYFVLLPAEKSFIATAITSTRLILMHAGPLSEMITDDPEWDPDRPVILPICPSLAKTLYLIEYYQNEKRSELN; from the coding sequence ATGATAAGAAACGTCCTGAACCAGTTTGAGTGTAAAATAGGAAAAGCAGGAGAGATTTTATGTAATACGGATGATACCGGCAATGTCTTATTGTTTGTCTCTTCCGGAAAACTGGTGATCTATAATAGAAACCATATGCCGGTTGCCGATGTGGACGAGGGGTATTTTGTATTACTGCCTGCCGAAAAATCATTTATTGCGACAGCCATCACATCGACACGGCTCATACTCATGCATGCCGGTCCGCTTTCCGAAATGATAACGGACGACCCGGAATGGGATCCGGATCGTCCTGTCATACTCCCTATCTGTCCATCTTTAGCCAAAACTTTATACCTAATCGAATATTATCAAAATGAAAAGCGGAGCGAACTGAACTAA
- a CDS encoding FAD:protein FMN transferase yields MHKKIYLPVIVGLLFFVSCKGKKQYYEESGTVFHTLYTIKYEAPHILTDKIDAELQKFNLSLNPFNPNSIIAKVNNNEAVEVDEWFTEVFNKSMEVSRNSDGVFDITCAPLVNLWGFGFNKKDSVTPAMIDSLKTFVGYRKVHLEGKKIVKDDPRLLLNCSAIAKGYSCDVIARLLEKEGVENYMILIGGEVVVKGVNQNGVCWRTGINLPEDDPDGTKNNYDEIVQLCKKGAIATSGNYRNFYIKDGKKYAHTIDPRTGYPAEQSVLSATIVANDCMTADAYATAFMAMGLEKARQMADSVPEIEYYVIYADESGKHQIEYSKGMLQYLPKRKQ; encoded by the coding sequence ATGCATAAGAAAATTTATTTACCGGTTATTGTAGGGCTTCTGTTCTTCGTCTCGTGCAAAGGCAAAAAACAATATTACGAAGAAAGTGGTACCGTGTTCCATACCCTATACACGATCAAATATGAAGCACCTCATATTTTAACGGATAAAATCGATGCCGAATTGCAAAAGTTCAACCTGTCCCTGAATCCCTTCAACCCTAATTCAATCATCGCAAAAGTGAATAATAACGAAGCGGTAGAAGTGGATGAATGGTTTACGGAGGTATTTAACAAGTCGATGGAAGTCTCCCGCAATTCGGATGGTGTTTTCGATATCACCTGTGCCCCTCTGGTCAATCTTTGGGGATTCGGCTTCAATAAAAAGGACAGTGTGACACCTGCCATGATCGACAGCCTCAAAACTTTTGTTGGTTACCGGAAAGTACATCTGGAGGGCAAGAAGATCGTGAAAGATGATCCCCGTCTGCTACTGAACTGCTCCGCCATAGCCAAAGGATATTCCTGCGATGTGATCGCCCGTCTGCTTGAGAAAGAGGGAGTGGAAAACTATATGATTTTGATTGGCGGCGAAGTGGTGGTAAAGGGTGTCAATCAGAATGGCGTATGCTGGCGCACCGGCATCAACCTCCCGGAAGACGATCCGGACGGTACCAAAAATAATTATGACGAAATCGTCCAGCTATGTAAAAAAGGTGCGATTGCCACTTCCGGCAACTACCGCAACTTTTATATCAAAGATGGTAAAAAATATGCCCATACGATCGACCCCCGTACTGGTTATCCAGCCGAACAGAGCGTATTGAGCGCCACAATCGTTGCAAACGACTGTATGACAGCCGATGCCTACGCCACTGCATTTATGGCAATGGGGTTGGAAAAAGCCCGGCAAATGGCTGATTCCGTACCTGAGATCGAATACTATGTGATATATGCCGACGAGAGTGGGAAGCATCAGATTGAATACTCAAAAGGGATGCTCCAGTATCTGCCTAAACGGAAACAATGA
- the feoB gene encoding ferrous iron transport protein B — protein sequence MRLSELRTGEKGVIVKVMGRGAFRKRIIEMGFIRGKEVDVIQNAPLKDPIHYRVMGYDVSLRRNDAQMIEVVSAAEFTEAGTEKPENRPVDSYIQTSGKSLQAMAMHKGKTINVALVGNPNCGKTSLFNFASGAHEHVGNYSGVTVDAKAGTFHQNGYTFKIVDLPGTYSLSAYTPEELYVRKHLNEEQPDIVINVVDASNLERNLYLTCQLIDMDVRMVIALNMYDELERHGNKFDHNSLSRMIGTPIVPTISKTGFGIEELFNRVIKVYEEEDPVLRHIHINYGDVLEKAIYPVRHALKLNGNVPKSLSKRNLAIKLLEGDPEVESFVESMPGAETVLHERDRNVAQIETLLKEDCETAFTNARYGFISGALRETYEQNKIKEATSTQIIDLFVTHKVLGFPIFILFMWIMFEATFRLGEYPMEWIESFVGWIGEFVRGNMSEGPLKDLLVDGIIGGVGGVIVFLPNILILYAFISFMEDSGYMARAAFIMDKIMHKMGLHGKSFIPLVMGFGCNVPAIMASRTIESRNSRMITMLVNPLMSCSARLPVYVLLTGAFFPQTAGTVMLILYASGILLAVLMARLFKRFLFNDEDIPFVMELPPYRMPTGKSIMIHMWEKAKQYLHKMGGVILIASIIIWFLGYFPRHSENGDVFDKQIAEVEQSAIPPEEKAETIAELERLKSMDHQQESYIGRIGQTIQPILHPLGFDWKMSVSLLTGMAAKEVVVSTLSVLYTGESDDSQVLTERLKQDKNAEGEPIFTPLIALSFMLFVLIYFPCIATISAIVHESGSWKWGIFVIIYTCVLAWIVSCVVYQTGHFFMNLFN from the coding sequence ATGAGACTATCAGAACTTCGTACAGGCGAAAAAGGGGTTATAGTAAAGGTAATGGGACGCGGAGCATTCCGCAAGCGCATTATCGAAATGGGGTTTATCAGAGGAAAAGAGGTTGATGTCATCCAGAACGCACCGCTTAAAGACCCTATACATTATCGTGTAATGGGTTATGACGTTTCACTGAGACGAAATGACGCACAAATGATAGAAGTCGTCAGTGCAGCCGAATTCACAGAAGCCGGTACCGAAAAACCGGAAAACCGCCCAGTGGATTCCTATATCCAAACTTCCGGCAAGAGCCTGCAGGCCATGGCCATGCACAAAGGCAAAACCATCAATGTCGCATTGGTCGGAAATCCCAATTGCGGTAAAACATCTTTATTCAATTTCGCATCCGGTGCACACGAGCATGTCGGCAACTACAGCGGCGTGACTGTCGACGCCAAGGCCGGGACATTCCATCAGAATGGCTACACCTTTAAGATCGTAGACCTGCCGGGAACCTATTCCCTATCGGCTTACACTCCTGAAGAGCTCTACGTTCGCAAGCACTTGAATGAAGAACAGCCGGATATCGTGATTAATGTAGTCGATGCTTCCAACCTGGAACGTAATCTGTATCTGACCTGCCAACTGATCGACATGGATGTGCGTATGGTCATCGCCCTCAACATGTACGACGAATTGGAACGGCACGGAAATAAGTTTGATCACAACTCTCTCTCAAGGATGATTGGTACGCCGATTGTCCCGACCATCAGTAAGACCGGTTTCGGTATCGAAGAACTTTTCAACCGCGTCATAAAGGTCTACGAAGAAGAAGACCCCGTGCTCCGTCATATCCATATCAACTACGGCGACGTGTTGGAAAAGGCCATTTATCCGGTAAGGCATGCTTTGAAACTGAATGGGAATGTACCCAAAAGCCTTTCCAAACGCAACCTCGCCATCAAGTTGCTTGAAGGCGATCCGGAAGTGGAATCTTTCGTGGAGTCAATGCCTGGTGCCGAAACAGTCCTTCATGAACGCGACCGCAATGTCGCTCAAATCGAAACCCTTCTGAAAGAAGATTGTGAGACAGCTTTCACCAATGCCCGCTACGGTTTTATTTCCGGTGCACTGCGTGAGACCTACGAGCAAAACAAAATAAAAGAAGCGACAAGCACACAGATCATTGATCTATTCGTAACTCATAAAGTGCTGGGCTTCCCGATTTTTATCCTTTTCATGTGGATCATGTTCGAAGCAACTTTCCGTCTGGGAGAATACCCGATGGAATGGATCGAATCATTCGTGGGCTGGATCGGAGAGTTCGTGCGAGGTAATATGAGCGAAGGTCCATTGAAGGATCTGTTGGTCGATGGCATTATAGGAGGCGTGGGAGGTGTTATCGTATTCCTGCCTAACATCCTGATACTATATGCCTTTATCTCCTTCATGGAAGACTCCGGTTATATGGCACGTGCCGCTTTCATCATGGATAAGATCATGCATAAGATGGGACTGCACGGCAAATCGTTTATCCCGCTTGTGATGGGCTTCGGTTGCAACGTACCGGCCATCATGGCCTCTCGTACGATCGAAAGCCGTAACAGCCGGATGATCACCATGCTGGTAAACCCGTTAATGAGCTGTAGTGCCCGCCTTCCGGTGTATGTCCTGCTGACAGGTGCTTTCTTCCCCCAGACGGCCGGAACGGTCATGCTGATCCTCTATGCTTCGGGGATTCTGCTCGCCGTCCTGATGGCACGCCTGTTCAAACGTTTTCTCTTCAATGACGAAGATATACCTTTCGTGATGGAACTTCCTCCTTACCGCATGCCGACAGGTAAATCAATTATGATTCATATGTGGGAAAAAGCCAAGCAATATCTGCACAAGATGGGGGGGGTCATCTTGATCGCTTCTATCATCATCTGGTTCTTGGGATATTTTCCTCGTCATTCGGAAAACGGAGATGTTTTTGACAAACAGATCGCCGAAGTGGAACAGTCTGCTATACCCCCAGAGGAGAAAGCGGAAACTATCGCCGAACTGGAACGTTTGAAATCGATGGATCACCAACAGGAATCCTATATCGGTCGCATCGGTCAAACCATACAACCGATACTCCATCCGCTGGGTTTCGACTGGAAGATGAGCGTCAGCCTGTTGACTGGTATGGCTGCCAAAGAAGTTGTCGTCAGCACGTTGAGCGTCTTATATACAGGAGAGTCGGACGACAGCCAAGTCCTGACCGAACGATTGAAACAGGATAAAAATGCCGAGGGAGAACCGATCTTTACCCCTTTGATCGCACTGAGTTTCATGCTCTTTGTTCTGATCTATTTCCCTTGTATCGCTACGATATCGGCCATTGTCCACGAATCCGGCTCTTGGAAATGGGGTATATTTGTAATCATTTATACCTGCGTACTTGCATGGATCGTCTCATGTGTGGTCTACCAAACGGGACATTTCTTTATGAACCTGTTCAATTAA
- a CDS encoding 2-amino-4-hydroxy-6-hydroxymethyldihydropteridine diphosphokinase — translation MWNNVILCLGSNTDCEANLKSAASLLRAYFGSIRFSEAIYTEPIGLPDSGLFLNQVAVVGTNASLEEVRRAVKAMEKRLGRMSDSKQKGKIPIDIDLLLWNGTILKPADWEKEYVQQLFRSVAD, via the coding sequence ATGTGGAACAATGTTATATTATGTTTGGGGTCCAATACGGATTGCGAGGCGAATCTAAAGTCGGCGGCCAGTCTGTTGCGTGCCTATTTCGGATCGATCCGGTTCTCTGAAGCGATTTATACGGAGCCGATAGGTTTACCTGATTCCGGCTTATTCCTGAACCAAGTGGCTGTTGTCGGTACGAATGCTTCGCTGGAAGAGGTGAGGCGGGCTGTGAAGGCGATGGAAAAACGATTGGGACGCATGTCGGACAGTAAGCAGAAAGGGAAGATTCCGATCGATATAGACCTGCTTTTATGGAATGGAACAATCCTGAAACCTGCCGATTGGGAAAAGGAGTATGTGCAACAACTCTTCCGGTCTGTTGCGGATTAG
- a CDS encoding class I SAM-dependent methyltransferase: MKYDIRQAAQALVSQLKAIDYERLPISKYNKRYIARLKPVLSYYMKIYADCLLKGLESIGSSPEEITLIDYGGGSGFLSMLAKQAGIGRVIYIDLNPDSVDTIRILKELVNTGPDIILHGDSDTLADWCSANKAKPQLLIATDLIEHVYDLSAFFANLIAIDNKMQMLFTTASTPFNPYVKRRLHRLMTTWEKEYYALRLHYIQLHFPALSPAEAKEAARKTRGLTFPHIHKAVKTGSYPLLKDAFNTCDPRNGNWTERILPIETYRSLAKPFGYQVRIGKGFYNTDRSNPISTLICLGINGLIRISGKAGFLLAPFITLHLQSDNKGR, translated from the coding sequence ATGAAGTATGATATCCGACAAGCAGCACAAGCGTTGGTTAGCCAACTAAAGGCTATCGATTACGAACGATTGCCTATCAGTAAATATAACAAACGTTATATTGCCCGGCTGAAACCGGTTTTATCCTATTACATGAAAATCTATGCGGACTGTCTCCTTAAAGGGCTGGAATCTATCGGTAGCTCACCGGAGGAGATAACACTTATCGACTATGGTGGCGGAAGCGGCTTCCTGAGTATGCTTGCCAAACAAGCCGGAATCGGCCGAGTCATCTACATCGACCTCAATCCGGATTCCGTCGATACGATCCGCATCTTGAAAGAGCTGGTCAATACAGGACCTGACATTATTCTTCATGGAGACTCAGACACCTTAGCAGATTGGTGCTCGGCAAATAAAGCCAAGCCACAATTGCTGATCGCGACCGACCTGATCGAACACGTTTACGACCTGTCGGCTTTTTTCGCCAATTTGATTGCCATCGACAACAAGATGCAAATGTTGTTTACAACGGCCTCCACACCTTTTAACCCGTATGTAAAAAGAAGGCTGCATCGGCTTATGACCACTTGGGAAAAGGAATATTATGCTTTACGTCTGCATTATATCCAACTGCACTTTCCAGCCCTTTCTCCTGCCGAAGCGAAAGAAGCAGCACGAAAGACGCGCGGACTTACCTTCCCACATATCCACAAGGCTGTCAAGACCGGTTCCTATCCCCTATTGAAAGATGCTTTCAACACCTGCGATCCACGAAACGGGAATTGGACGGAACGCATCTTACCCATTGAAACATATCGATCGCTGGCAAAACCTTTCGGTTATCAAGTCCGGATAGGAAAAGGTTTCTACAACACGGATCGCTCCAACCCGATCTCCACACTCATTTGCTTAGGTATCAACGGTCTGATCAGGATCAGCGGAAAAGCAGGTTTCCTACTTGCCCCGTTTATAACCCTGCACCTACAGAGCGATAACAAAGGACGATGA
- a CDS encoding glycosyltransferase family protein, translated as MERYLNIIAFNIPWPANYGGIIDVYYKMKTLHQCGVKIILHCFEYERAHSPELEAICEKVFYYKRHTGLRTNITLLPYNVYSRKHPELITNLLKNDYPILFEGLHCCYYINDPRLHNRKKIYREANIEHDYYYHLAQAESHPIRKSFFRIEAWRFKHYQKVLEHADLMIAVSTTDADYLRRQFPDKPVEFMPCFHTNNQITVKPGSSDFILYHGKLSVIENTQAALFLIRNVFSKLDCRCIIAGMNPPASLLKAAAPYPNIHIEANPSEKLMNSLIHNAQIHALITFQATGLKLKLLNSLFAGRHTVVNRLMIAGSGLEPLCHIADTPDEMILICRKLMHTNMAPELIEQRRDFLYPTYSNQYQGEHLLHLIYEV; from the coding sequence ATGGAAAGGTATCTGAACATTATAGCTTTCAATATTCCCTGGCCTGCCAACTACGGGGGAATCATCGATGTATATTATAAGATGAAAACTCTGCACCAGTGCGGTGTGAAGATCATCTTACACTGTTTCGAATACGAACGTGCCCATTCGCCCGAACTGGAAGCCATCTGCGAAAAGGTATTTTATTACAAGCGACATACAGGGCTGCGTACCAATATAACCCTGCTGCCTTATAACGTATACAGCCGCAAGCATCCTGAACTGATCACTAATCTGTTGAAGAACGATTACCCGATCCTGTTCGAAGGACTCCATTGCTGTTATTACATAAACGATCCGCGACTACACAACCGGAAAAAGATTTACCGGGAAGCAAATATCGAACACGACTATTATTATCACCTGGCACAGGCGGAGAGCCATCCGATCAGGAAAAGCTTCTTCCGGATAGAGGCTTGGCGATTCAAACATTATCAGAAAGTACTGGAACATGCCGATCTGATGATTGCCGTTTCAACAACCGATGCTGACTACCTCCGACGCCAGTTCCCCGACAAGCCGGTCGAGTTCATGCCTTGCTTCCACACCAACAACCAAATTACGGTCAAGCCGGGTTCTTCCGATTTCATCCTCTATCATGGTAAACTATCCGTAATAGAGAATACACAAGCAGCCCTCTTTCTTATCCGGAACGTGTTCAGTAAACTGGACTGCCGTTGCATCATTGCCGGTATGAACCCGCCGGCTTCTTTGTTGAAAGCGGCAGCTCCCTATCCGAATATCCATATCGAAGCCAATCCGTCAGAAAAGCTGATGAACAGTTTGATACACAATGCACAAATACATGCCTTGATCACTTTTCAAGCAACCGGATTGAAACTAAAACTACTGAACAGCCTGTTTGCCGGACGCCATACAGTGGTCAACCGACTGATGATAGCAGGTAGCGGACTGGAGCCACTCTGCCATATCGCCGACACTCCGGACGAAATGATCCTCATCTGTCGGAAATTGATGCATACCAATATGGCTCCGGAGTTGATCGAGCAGCGCCGCGACTTTCTTTATCCGACTTATTCCAATCAATATCAAGGCGAACACCTCTTACATTTGATCTATGAAGTATGA
- a CDS encoding glycosyltransferase family protein encodes MKILILCDMFPPAFGPRMGYLCKYMRRAGWEPVVVTEQIDDSTFSFLKGETPVTYVNFFHSKGKILQKLEWICVFILDYFFHYKDKKMAKAASRLLEEGEYAGILCSSYRTFPLPAAQYIAEKYHLPLVIDLRDIVEQYASNEYIAHNFRTFSWLDRKITETFRHKLLKDRNNALRKADQVTTISPWHVEKLQAYNPNTELVYNGYDPELFYPEQHRTSQFVITYTGRLISLATRDPRLLFEAVSRLDREKLIDPDQFRIQWYVDAGSKAIIMQAATAYPVARYMDFFDYVPASEIPGVLNRSSILLQLANTFASDGPKGFMTTKLFESMAVGKPLLCVKSDESCLEATIRNTRSGLAARTAEEAFRFILHHYQFWQDNGYTHINTDKEAVERFSRKKQAEQFMRIFTRLNSK; translated from the coding sequence ATGAAGATACTGATATTATGTGATATGTTTCCCCCTGCATTCGGACCGCGAATGGGCTATTTATGCAAATATATGAGGCGGGCCGGATGGGAACCTGTCGTTGTCACTGAGCAAATCGATGACAGCACGTTCTCTTTCCTGAAAGGAGAAACGCCTGTCACATATGTAAATTTCTTTCATTCCAAAGGGAAAATCCTCCAAAAGTTAGAGTGGATATGCGTATTCATACTCGATTATTTTTTCCATTATAAAGACAAGAAGATGGCAAAAGCCGCCTCCCGTTTACTGGAAGAAGGGGAATATGCCGGTATCCTGTGTAGTTCATACCGAACTTTCCCCTTGCCGGCCGCCCAATATATAGCAGAGAAATATCATCTGCCGTTAGTAATCGACCTTCGAGACATAGTCGAACAATATGCTTCCAACGAATATATCGCTCATAACTTCCGTACCTTTTCCTGGTTGGATAGAAAGATCACGGAAACATTCCGTCATAAGTTATTGAAGGACAGAAATAATGCATTGAGAAAGGCGGATCAGGTCACGACCATTTCCCCCTGGCATGTGGAAAAACTTCAAGCATACAATCCTAACACAGAGTTGGTTTACAACGGTTACGATCCAGAGCTCTTCTATCCTGAACAACATCGAACCTCTCAATTCGTCATCACCTATACCGGACGTTTGATTAGCTTGGCGACACGTGACCCTCGATTGCTTTTCGAGGCCGTTAGCCGGTTAGATCGTGAAAAGCTCATTGATCCGGACCAGTTCCGCATCCAATGGTATGTCGACGCCGGATCAAAAGCGATCATCATGCAGGCAGCAACCGCTTACCCAGTCGCCCGGTATATGGACTTTTTCGACTATGTTCCCGCTTCCGAGATTCCCGGCGTGTTAAACCGCAGTTCCATTCTGCTGCAACTCGCCAATACCTTTGCATCCGACGGACCAAAAGGATTTATGACTACCAAGCTTTTCGAATCGATGGCTGTCGGGAAACCTTTACTCTGTGTAAAGAGTGACGAAAGTTGCCTCGAAGCTACCATCCGGAATACCCGTTCCGGACTGGCAGCCCGGACAGCCGAAGAAGCTTTTCGTTTTATCCTGCACCATTATCAGTTCTGGCAGGATAATGGATACACACACATAAATACGGATAAGGAAGCAGTGGAACGTTTCTCCCGTAAAAAACAAGCTGAACAATTTATGCGTATCTTTACCCGACTAAACAGCAAATGA
- a CDS encoding polysaccharide deacetylase family protein, with the protein MKAVISYITKFLIGGEKAGALSSLVGYTSDPNKFSRYRVVIIPSPFFRDEVYGTSESMPKLPLEEIEGVPLLFGSSKTEWQGDTWVVHADIIASAYFLLTRYEEIRKRNIRDIHGRFPGKESLPFKAGFIHRPIVDEYGRLLRRWLRQARVQSAVEPTPHIQKVWLTHDVDAPFFCRTFRNLIRETVKGTGLKQAWKMFRGPLQEDPFYTFPWFVEQRNELKAAIGKDRCESLFFIKSGGSSVYDKPHYKLYSKDLKELLLFCKNERVRIGLHTSYDAGRTPALISTEKDLLERQTGKSVTCNRHHYLASREPEDMAWLEKAGITDDFTVGYPDVAGFRLGTSRPVHWINPENKRISPLILHPLAIMECSLNEPVYMNLDYEGALAYSTQLIKQVASANGELVLLWHNDSITTRIKPNVSVDWQRKLFAAIIEELIKS; encoded by the coding sequence ATGAAAGCCGTTATTTCTTATATCACCAAATTCCTGATAGGAGGAGAAAAAGCCGGTGCATTGAGTAGCCTTGTCGGTTACACATCGGACCCGAACAAATTCTCCCGTTATCGCGTAGTCATCATCCCTTCCCCTTTTTTTCGGGATGAAGTTTACGGGACATCCGAGTCTATGCCCAAACTGCCACTGGAAGAGATAGAAGGCGTACCGCTGCTTTTCGGCTCTTCCAAAACAGAATGGCAGGGGGATACTTGGGTGGTACATGCCGATATCATCGCCAGTGCCTATTTCCTGCTGACACGATATGAAGAAATACGGAAACGAAACATACGGGACATCCACGGCCGCTTCCCCGGAAAAGAGTCCCTACCCTTCAAAGCAGGATTCATTCATCGCCCGATAGTTGACGAATACGGAAGATTATTGCGACGCTGGTTACGCCAAGCACGTGTACAGTCGGCTGTCGAACCGACCCCGCACATACAAAAAGTATGGCTGACACACGATGTGGATGCCCCCTTTTTTTGTAGGACTTTCCGCAATCTGATACGGGAAACCGTTAAAGGTACAGGACTGAAACAAGCTTGGAAAATGTTTCGTGGCCCATTACAGGAAGATCCGTTCTACACATTTCCCTGGTTTGTAGAACAACGAAACGAATTAAAGGCAGCTATCGGAAAAGACCGCTGCGAATCCCTGTTCTTTATCAAGTCAGGCGGCTCATCCGTTTATGACAAGCCTCATTATAAACTGTATTCAAAGGATTTAAAAGAGCTTCTGCTCTTTTGTAAAAACGAAAGAGTACGGATTGGACTGCATACCAGTTACGACGCCGGTAGAACTCCGGCACTCATCTCAACGGAAAAAGATTTATTGGAGAGACAAACCGGAAAATCCGTCACTTGCAATCGGCATCATTATTTGGCCTCACGCGAACCAGAAGATATGGCATGGCTGGAAAAAGCAGGAATTACAGACGATTTCACGGTAGGCTACCCGGATGTTGCCGGCTTTCGCCTCGGTACTTCCCGTCCGGTACATTGGATTAATCCTGAGAACAAACGCATCTCGCCACTTATCCTCCACCCGTTGGCAATCATGGAATGCAGCCTGAACGAACCTGTTTATATGAATCTCGACTATGAGGGGGCACTTGCCTACTCAACACAACTCATCAAACAGGTGGCATCTGCCAACGGCGAACTGGTGTTGCTCTGGCATAACGACTCCATCACCACCCGGATCAAGCCGAATGTCTCTGTCGACTGGCAACGAAAACTATTCGCCGCCATCATTGAAGAATTGATAAAATCATGA